The Streptomyces liliiviolaceus sequence GGGTCGGCCATGTTGCCGCCGTTGCGGGTCATGGCGACGCGTACGTCCGAGGCGGCACGGTTGCGGTTGTCGGTGAGGCACTCGATGAGCACCGCGACACCGTTCGGGCCGTACCCCTCGTACATGATCGTCTCGTAGTCGGCGCCACCGGCTTCGAGACCACCGCCGCGCTTGACCGCGGAGTCGATGTTCTTGTTCGGGACCGAGGACTTCTTGGCCTTCTGCACGGCGTCGTAAAGCGTCGGATTGCCGTCGAGGTCCACGCCGCCCATGCGCGCCGCGACCTCGATGTTCTTGATCAGCTTCGCGAAGAGCTTGCCGCGCTTGGCGTCGATCACGGCCTTCTTGTGCTTCGTCGTGGCCCATTTAGAGTGGCCGGACATCTGCCTGTCTCCTTCGCGTAACCCAACCAGTACGAATACCCGAGGCTTCGAGAGCCTGGGGGACCCCCAGATCCTACTAGGACGCCGCTGTCCGGGTCGCGCGCACCATGTCGACGAAGAGCGCGTGCACGCGGTGGTCGCCGGTCAGTTCCGGATGGAACGACGTGGCGAGCGCGTTGCCCTGGCGTACGGCGACGATGTGACCGCCGTACTCGGCCAGTACCTCGGCCTCCGCGCCCACCGATTCCACCCAGGGGGCCCGGATGAAGAGTCCCTCCACAGCATCGCCCTCGATGCCCGTCACGTCGACCTTCGCCTCGAAGGATTCGTTCTGCCGTCCGAAGGCGTTGCGGCGCACGATCATGTCGATGCCGCCGATGGTCTCCTGGCCCGAGCGCGGGTCGAGGATCTTGTCGGCGAGCATGATCATGCCCGCGCAGCTGCCGTAGACGGGCAGACCGTCCCGCACGCGCGCGCGAAGGGGCTCCATGAGGCCGAAGAGGACGGCCAGTTTGGAGATGGTGGTGGACTCACCGCCGGGGACGATCAGTCCGTCGACCTCGGCGAGTTCCTCGGGGCGCCGCACCGGCCTGGCCACGGCGTCCGCCGCGGCCAGGGCGATGAGGTGCTCCCGTACGTCGCCCTGGAGGGCCAGGACGCCTATGACGGGGGTGGTGCTCATCTACGGAGTGCCTGCCTTGTGTGAAGGGGTGCCCTGGAGAGGGTGGTTTTCGTCCGGAGGGAGTTGTCCGTCCGGACGGACTACCAGCCGCGGTTCGCGTAGCGCTCGGACTCGGGGAGGGTGTCGCAGTTGATGCCGACCATGGCCTCGCCCAGGTTGCGGGAGGCGTCCGCGATGATCTTCGGGTCGTCGTAGAAGGTGGTGGCCTTCACGATGGCCGCGGCGCGCTTGGCCGGGTCGCCGGACTTGAAGATGCCGGAGCCGACGAAGACACCCTCGGCGCCGAGCTGGCGCATCAGGGCGGCGTCGGCGGGAGTGGCCACGCCACCCGCGGAGAACAGCACGACCGGGAGCTTGCCCAGTTCGGCGACCTCCTTGACGATCTCGTACGGGGCGCGCAGCTCCTTGGCGGCGGCGTACAGCTCGTTGTTGTCGTAGCCGCGCAGCCGGGCGATCTCGTTCTTGATCTGGCGCAGGTGGCGGACGGCCTCGACGACGTTGCCGGTGCCGGCCTCACCCTTGGAGCGGATCATGGCGGCGCCCTCGGCTATGCGGCGCAGAGCCTCGCCCAGGTTGGTGGCACCACAGACGAAGGGGGTCGTGAAGGCCCACTTGTCGGAGTGGTTGACCTCGTCGGCGGGGGTGAGCACCTCGGACTCGTCGATGTAGTCGACGCCGAGGGACTGCAGGACCTGGGCCTCCACGAAGT is a genomic window containing:
- a CDS encoding YebC/PmpR family DNA-binding transcriptional regulator → MSGHSKWATTKHKKAVIDAKRGKLFAKLIKNIEVAARMGGVDLDGNPTLYDAVQKAKKSSVPNKNIDSAVKRGGGLEAGGADYETIMYEGYGPNGVAVLIECLTDNRNRAASDVRVAMTRNGGNMADPGSVSYLFNRKGVVIVPKGELSEDDVLGAVLDAGAEEVNDLGDTFEVLSEATDLVAVRTALQEAGIDYDSADANFVPTMQVELDEEGARKIFKLIDALEDSDDVQNVFANFDVSDEVMEKVDA
- the pdxS gene encoding pyridoxal 5'-phosphate synthase lyase subunit PdxS: MSSTLSHPVQPTDTPATGTARVKRGMAEQLKGGVIMDVVTPEQAKIAEDAGAVAVMALERVPADIRKDGGVARMSDPDMIEGIIEAVSIPVMAKSRIGHFVEAQVLQSLGVDYIDESEVLTPADEVNHSDKWAFTTPFVCGATNLGEALRRIAEGAAMIRSKGEAGTGNVVEAVRHLRQIKNEIARLRGYDNNELYAAAKELRAPYEIVKEVAELGKLPVVLFSAGGVATPADAALMRQLGAEGVFVGSGIFKSGDPAKRAAAIVKATTFYDDPKIIADASRNLGEAMVGINCDTLPESERYANRGW
- the pdxT gene encoding pyridoxal 5'-phosphate synthase glutaminase subunit PdxT, which translates into the protein MSTTPVIGVLALQGDVREHLIALAAADAVARPVRRPEELAEVDGLIVPGGESTTISKLAVLFGLMEPLRARVRDGLPVYGSCAGMIMLADKILDPRSGQETIGGIDMIVRRNAFGRQNESFEAKVDVTGIEGDAVEGLFIRAPWVESVGAEAEVLAEYGGHIVAVRQGNALATSFHPELTGDHRVHALFVDMVRATRTAAS